From the genome of Brassica oleracea var. oleracea cultivar TO1000 chromosome C4, BOL, whole genome shotgun sequence:
AAGGAATCTGCCTCGGAAATTCAAATAGGCCGTTCTCCCAAACCGTGAGGACCCAGAAAACGATTAAGATATCAAATTGAAGCCCTTGCCGAGACGAATCCTTCAGTGCAAACCGCTTGTCGATCTGACCACCGACGCGCCCTCACGCACAGATACAGTGCACGCCGATTTGATTTGGAAACCAAATCCGATTCCAACAAGGATTTTCTAGCCGAACTCAACTCCTGTGCAAGATAAGTTTATCATACCTTAGTTGATTCATGTTATCTTGTTGGCGTTCATGTTATCTAATGCTCCTCGTGTTGTTTCATGAGCCGAGGGAATTAAAATCTAATATCAACAAGGAGTTTAAGCCGAGAAGAGTTGCTGCCCGTGCGATCAAACTCTCTTTTCCATTCAGATCAAAAGGAGTTCATAGGTAAACTATCTCAAACTTTAAAACTACTTAGAGGTCGAGTTTAATGTAATTAAANNNNNNNNNNNNNNNNNNNNNNNNNNNNNNNNNNNNNNNNNNNNNNNNNNNNNNNNNNNNNNNNNNNNNNNNNNNNNNNNNNNNNNNNNNNNNNNNNNNNNNNNNNNNNNNNNNNNNNNNNNNNNNNNNNNNNNNNNNNNNNNNNNNNNNNNNNNNNNNNNNNNNNNNNNNNNNNNNNNNNNNNNNNNNNNNNNNNNNNNNNNNNNNNNNNNNNNNNNNNNNNNNNNNNNNNNNNNNNNNNNNNNNNNNNNNNNNNNNNNNNNNNNNNNNNNNNNNNNNNNNNNNNNNNNNNNNNNNNNNNNNNNNNNNNNNNNNNNNNNNNNNNNNNNNNNNNNNNNNNNNNNNNNNNNNNNNAAAATATATATATATATATATATATATATATATATATATATATATATATATATATATATATATATTAGGAGGGTTGTTACAAGGTTGTTATAAAGTTGTTAGGGTTTTTTTTGTCTTGGCCGATTTTATGCTTGTATAACTTGATATTTTTCGTGCATAATTACATGTTTGAGGTTGCATAATTAGACTAAGAATAATTACATGTTCTTGTGTCTAAATCCTATTAGAATTAGGATTTGAAATTAACCTAAAATAGTTTATTGGAATTTTCTGAAAATTTAAAACTTAATTAATTTAAATTAGTATTCCAGAATTTGATCATATGAAACCTAGGAATAAAATTTCATGATTAGATTGAAATTATTCATATACTAATTGATTAAAAATCGATTAGACCTAGGAAATTGAATCGCATGATTAAATCCAATTAGAAATAGAAATTGCCTTGATCACATACTTGAAATCTGATTTGGTTGCTTTATCACATGATATGTTTAAAATCTGAATCGTATGTCTTAACCAAATCTGATTCGCATGCTTCATACCCAAAATCTGATTTGTTTGATCGCCTAGCTCGCATGCTAAGAAATTAAAATCTGGATTGATTGTTAAAGATAAAATCCGATTGCATGCAGCATGGAACCTAGATTTAATATGCTCAGTCACATGCTTACATGATCCAAATCTAATTTGCTAGCTGATTACTTGATTGAAAATGATGCCTTGCTTGTTTAAAAGATAGAGATTGCATGAAATCCTATCCGCATGATTAAAAGCTTGGCCGTAGGATCAAAACTTCATCATATGCTAAACTTGATTCGATTACATTGTCTGGCCTATATGTGTTTTTAAACCTTGAATCATATGCTGAAAAATCTAGCAAATCCGAAACACATAACCAAATCCTAAAACTGTTTGGATTTGGCTTGGCCAAGACTATACATGTTCATATGAACATTTGTATGATCGTCTAGCTTAAATCTTGATCAAATGCAAAGTCTAAATTCTCTTGGCCAACCTTTAAAAGACCTTGACCGAAGGCAAAAGCTTGGCCAAATTGAAATTTCTATTGGCCAAATATGAAATCTAGTCAAATTAATAGAATCTCTTGGCCAAAATTCATTGGCCAAAGTCTTTTGAATAATCTAGCTTGGCCGAATTTAAATCCCTATTAATCTAATCAGACTTAATTTATTTATGGCTATTTGTTGCACACTTTGATTTATTTAATGCATGATGTTTTCAAAATTATTGTCTAAGGGAACAAAATTTGATATTAAATTACCTAAGTTTGGGATTCAATACGAGATAAATGAACATTAAGTGTTATTATCTCGAGGGGGAGAATCAGAGAATCCCTAAATAAGTTAAGCATCCACGACAACAATAGCCCAAATAGAACTCGGTGAAAATCATATCTGAAAACGAAATTGCACAACAAAAAGATTATATGGATATTAATGATTGGCAAACCGGTCATGCCATTTCGGTTAAGTATGCAACATTCTATTGAATGGTTTAAGATTTGCTGCCCCTTTGAATAAGGGAATTGATAATATGAGTATTCACCATGATATTTCGAAAATAAGCAAGGAATTTCGTGGACTTGATCACCCACGGATGGACTGATCATCCATCATATGTGACGACATATGGTTGTACATATCCTTGTCAAAATTTTCAATAAGTTTGCAAGAGTAATTGGTGATACCNNNNNNNNNNNNNNNNNNNNNNNNNNNNNNNNNNNNNNNNNNNNNNNNNNNNNNNNNNNNNNNNNNNNNNNNNNNNNNNNNNNNNNNNNNNNNNNNNNNNNNNNNNNNNNNNNNNNNNNNNNNNNNNNNNNNNNNNNNNNNNNNNNNNNNNNNNNNNNNNNNNNNNNNNNNNNNNNNNNNNNNNNNNNNNNNNNNNNNGATGATCCAAACTGAAATATACCAGCGGGTTATGCTCTAATAAAATTGATATCGGACTTAGTTAAGATAAGCCGGTTCTATACATGTATTACTCAAAAATAAGAAGAGCATAAAATTGAAATGGAAGATCTGAAATTAAGGTTGTCCAAAGGAAACGTTAGACATGACCATGACTAAAGATCAGGTACCTGAAAATAATAAGATCTAAATGCCTTATATTATGTCTGGATTATAAATGGAACCGGTAAAATAATATTGACGTCGATGATGATATAATATTTGAATACAAAAGCGCTTGACAAAAGCGAGGATCATGAAACCAACGTCTATCATAAAGTGCACTCAGAGAAATTACTCAGAGAAATTGATTAAGCAAATTGATAATGCTATAAGACGTGGTATATGAAATCTCTTAAGAGAAGAGATGTAGTCAAACCAGTTGGACATAAGTAAGTCTTTGGTGAGAAAACATAATAAGAATGGTGAAATTGCATAAGATTCTCACAAAGAAATCAATTATAAAGGAGACATACTCCTATGTGGTGGATGCAATGACATTATGATTCCTTATAAGTCTGAAAAATAAAATACATATCTATATGGTCCACTGGATAACGAAATTTATGTGAAAGTTCCAAAGGGGATAACGAAATTTATGTGAAATTTATGTGAAAGTTCCAGAGGGGATCGAACTACCGAACACATCAAGTTCTCGAGAACAATATTGAATATCCTAGGAACCTCTGGAGAAATTTCCCAAAGATAGAATACATCAAGAAAGAATTCGAATTCAACATGAAAGGTTTTGGGAAAACAAGATTATATATTGGATTATACATTTAGCACCTTGAAAAGAAAATCCTTATGCATCAAATGACATACATAGATAACATGCTCAAGAAGTTTGATATGGACTAAGCTTACGAATTGACAAGTCTCATATTTATAAGGTCCCTCAGTTTAGAAAAGAAAATTTTGGCCCTAATGAAGAAAATGAAGAGATCCTTGGTCCCGAAATGCCATGTCTAAGTGCCATAAAGTTTTGACGGATTTGGCAAGCCATACAAGGCTAGATAAATAATTTGCCGTAATCTATTAGCTAGATNNNNNNNNNNNNNNGATTATACATATTTTTGTTGAACTAAAGACTTGGGTCCATTTGATACTAACCTACCCGAAGAAGGGTAAATTAGTTTTGGTAATACAGGTTGTTTGTCCGTCCAAGTTCACTCAAGCGAGGATTTGGTGGATCTAATTACTAAGGCGTTACTGACATCCAGAGATGTACTCAACAGGGGAAGTAATACGTGTTGTACTTTTTTTCCTTCACCATAGTTTTATCCAATTGGATTTTCCTGGTAAGGTTTTAATGAGGCAACATCCAAAGCGTATTACAAACCACTTCGGAGATGGTTTTCCAAAGGGGAGTGTTATAAACCAAGGTCTGGTGGAAGCTCATATCCAAAGGCCCATATTCTTATGTCTTTGTATTTCCTAACCCATATTATATTAGGGTTTCGAACTTATGTAATTCTCTATATAAAGGGTTCCTTATTGTCTAATAAAGAAATAGACTTTCCTCATATTTTCATAACACCACACAAGTTTTTAATACGTTAGCCTAACAATACATAAAATTCGTGTAAGGTAAATATTTGTTTTTACTATCACGAGTGCGCAAAATATTTTCAGTAATAAACCGGTAAATACCTTAATTCTGACTCTTAATTTACGTCCATATTTTCCAAAATAATTATGTAAATATTTTTCAAAAAACAAATTGCTGAATGATGTGGTATTTTAAGAGGGCGATAATAATACCTAATAAGAATGATGGGCCGACGAAAGATGGCAATCCTTAACTAAGAAAGCATAATTATTCGCACACCAAAAAGTCATTATATAGGTTAAAACATAAGTTAACTTATCTGATTATTTCACAATATAAAGCCGGTACTGACCACAACACCATATAACCACCAATCAGCTGCCGATTAGATATAACAAAGTCAAACTGATGACAAAAAGTGACAAAAAAACATAGTCAAACTTGATAAATACAAAACTCCGGATACTATGAGTGAACTTATTTTTTTTAGAAAATATGAGAGTTATGTGGATGATAAAGTTCTTTTGTCACTAAATACATCAATAGATATAACACAGTAATAATTTAACCATGCGAAAGTTTTGTAAAAAGGAAATTAACGGCAAGGATAGTAGGGTAAAAAAACCCTAACCAGTCACTTCATATTAAACTTTATTCCCATTAGCAGGCCTATTCGACAACATTTACGATTACGTACACTCGCATCTGTTAAAACCGAGTATTTCTTCATACACACACCAGTAATCATCCAATTTATTTAGCTTCCTAAATCCCTGAAACATTTATGTACTCTGAATTTTCTTTATAACAATCGCGTGTTTATCATTCAGGTTCACTTGATATATTATGTCCCTCCTGGTGATGGTTTCCAATTAAAAAAAAAAGAAATGTTTATGTATAGATATACTACCAAAAAAGATATGGTAATCCAAAACCCAGCATCGTCAAAATATAAAATATATTACAATCTACCCGTTTTGGAAGAAATAACTTTCAAAAGATTAAAAAGAAAACAAAAACAATGGCAACTAACACTGATTCTTTACATCTTCGTCGTGACTTCGCGTCCACAGCCATTTCAGATTACAATAGCTTAAACATTCAACCGTACAGTGAAGACACACTCAAGCTTCACCTTCGTACGCTATGTATTAGTCGAACAGAATAATATTAGTACAAAATACAAATAATTTTGTACAAAACAAAAATTTTATTTACCTACCATAATATATTTGTGTAACCGGTTCATTGTATATTTAAGGTATATTTAAATTCATATGAAACCAAAATTTAATTTAAAATTATAGAAAACAACATAACCTCCATTAGTACACTTTAATGTAGACTCAAATTTTTGTAAAATAAAACAACATGAAAACCATTTAAAGTGCTCACAATATATCAATACCACAACTTTATAACATAGAGACAACAACATAAACAAGTATTATTAACAAGAAAAATATATATCTTATTACATATAATCTCTCCTGATCTAAAACATTCTAAAAGACAAAAAAAAATCATTATCATGCACATTTCTTGCAAATGAAATCTTGAAACACAAACCACAAAATTATACAAAAAATAATAATCTAAATCACATATATCTCGTCTGTAGGGCGGGCCGATCCTGGTTTATTATATAAAGTACGGATTGCTTTCTCCAGGTTAGAGCAACGTCAGCATCCACGTTGGAAAATCACTTCACGCCTGCGCGACAGGTGCCCTCTGTAAATGAAACTCATCGTTTCATTAGTTTCGTGATGGGCTTGATGGCGTGTGTGGGCTGATTTTGTTTATTGGTTTTCGGCCTGATTGTAAGTGTTAACGCATGTAACCCGAATACCTTTACGGAGAGATGAAGTTTGGCTCTCATCTACTTGCGACGGTGACGAGAAATGAGATGACGTTCGTGCTTCCTCTATGTATCTGCAACCGCCGAAGTTATGGCTTCGTGTTAAATTCCATTGATTCACTCCCACACGATGTCGTCTTCAATGCTTTGTTTTGTCCCGAAAGGCGGTGGTGGTTCCGTATAAGTATATGTGAGTATCGCTCTACTCTGACACACCTTTCTTGGTTCTCTCTTAGATCTTATACTAACTGAAGGTGATATAGCTAATTCCAGATTCCGATAGATCTGTTTTAAGTATAAATTCCAGCGAGCCTCTTACTGTTTGTTCGATATTATTATTCTTTTTTTAATTAAATCTTCTTCCTGTTTGTTGTCTAGGCAACTATGATGCAAGCCACCATCAATGCTAACCGGCTTTCAAAATTCAGGTCTAAACTCGCCGCCGGGACGATGTATTCCATCTCCGGATTTGATGTCGCTCGATGTGCTCAGAATTTTATCATATATGCCCCATCGCAGGTAATATGTGTAGTTCTGGAATATTCAATAATGTATGCGATTATGAAATATCTAATTGTTAGGTCGTATTACTCACAACGTGATCCTGATATCAAACATGTAGGAAATTGATTTTATCTGCACCGGGAGAGGTTTTAGACTTGACGTGGACAAGGGGGTGGTGTTATGTTGCCTGCTCTAAATTCAGCAAGAAATTGCAGTCCACTGTCTCTGCTTTTGAGTGTGTGCGATGCAGTAATGGTAATGCCGCCGGAGTTCTCCGGTATGTATTGTTAACATTTTATTGACACGTATATCCATACATATTTATCTGCTAATTAGTATTCTGACTTAGAGTTTATTTAATTTCTGAATTTAGTTATCGTGTGGAGTTGGCAGTCGCAGATGATACTGCTGAAGGTGCTTTCGTATGTTTCGACGGTGTGATGGCTAGGCTGCATAAGCTCCGAGCGTCTGAAGCAAGTCAGATGTTGGTAAGATATGAGTTTTTTTCTTTACCTGATTATTATTTATAATGTGCAACCGAGCTAAATAACTTACTCTGATGAACAGACTGAAGGAGTAAACCCTGAAGACTCCAAAGTGCCTATGTTTATCATAGACATGGAAGGAAAGGTTAGTACCTACAACTTCACTGCGCACCATCAGACATTCACTATCACTCGCATCCTCAAGGAACATGAGCGTGTGCCAGTCCCTGACTTTGTCGTCGATGTGAGAATGATTTTAATCGTCTTTGTTTCTTTATTTACATCTGGATGTATGTATGACTTTCTGTATGGATCAGGGAGGAACCGATGGTGATGATGCAGATCTCCCAGATGGTAGTCCAGTTCCTGTTGAGTCCGAAGCTGGAGATGACAGTAGTGATGCAGCGGTGAGTGCTGATGCTAAACCAGCCAATGATGCGACTAGAAAGAGGACTCGCGCATCTACCAAGGCGGTCAAGAAAGCGCGTGTTGTTTGAAATGGAATTCCAGTACTTATCGTTTCCAATTTCAGAGTTTAAATAATGCTTAAGTATCTGCGGTTCTTTTCGTGTTTTTGAATGACTTTGTCTCTGCTCTGTCTTCCTTATGATGCCAGATGTTTGTTTCAGTAAGTTTCATGATAACAAATTTCTATTTCTAATTTATTTCTTCTTTTATAGTTGTTTTTAGTTGTTTTAGTTATTTGTTACAGTTTACGAAAATGAAGTATGCATGATCAATAAAGAATAAAAGATAAAATTATGATCAGATCAAGTTGGGTTAGAATCAAGTAAGATCCATTCACGCTCTCCTTATGATATTTGATAATTTCGTTAGCATAAACATAAAGTTATAAATGATTCTATAGCTAATCTTGAATTATTGGTTTATTAAACTTTTAAATGTTTAGAAGTTATGAATCTTTCCAATATTATTTGAGTAATTATCTTATAACAAATTCCAACCGAAATAATCTGATGTTTAAATCCTCTTACATTTAAAAAAAAAAAAAATCCACTTACATAGATGTTTCGTTTAGACGGTTCGGTCTAGGAGAATAAAATCTATCTATATTATCATGATTGAGTTTTTCCTCCCTCCTCAGCGCGCCACGTCAGTATTTTGTGGATCCCACTTTTAAAAAGTATAAAAAAGTGTCAAGTTCATGGCTCGAACCCGGGTTATTGAGATATAAACACCAACATTTATACCACTAAACTAAAGGATACTTTGTACATTGATGACCGAAACTAATATATATTTATGAAGGTCAGAAACCCTTGCTTCTTCGGCTTTCTCTGTGGGCCGGACCTAGGGAAGGAAAATAATACAGATTGTTTTTAATTGATTTCCTGATTCTTTGTTGAATAATATTTTTTGCAGATTCTGTGATTCATGAGTTTATTCCCGCCGGACGTGCTAAGCATTACATGCCATCTTTGAAAGTCGGTTCCATTGTGTAAGTCGATCGTTTTGAGGTTGATAGGTGCTCAGGCATGTACAAGATAACTGATCTTTCATTCCTCATTCGTTTCATCTCACCAACTATTATTGATGAAGTCATCACAGATGCTCCTAAGATCAATCTCCAGTCATAATTAGATTGTTCGAGAATTTCCAAGTGATTGCGAACACAAACCAAGAACTCCCAGGTATATTATCATATTGCAGATGGGTTTATATTATGTTTCGATATCATAACTGATATTTAAACTCGCAGATGTGGTTGGGCAAATCCGTTCTGTCCAGGGCTCTGACCTTACCAAAGAAACAACCAGAGTCGTTATTCGTCTCCTCATTGATCCGTAAGAAACAATCAACACACAATTCCCTTTATATTATTATCTATATTGTGCTCACATCAATAATTAAAAATATTTCCTACCCAAAATATGTGGTCGTCTATTTATCTCCCTTACTTATCAAACTAATTTTACACAAACATTTACTTTACAGCTTAAAAGAAACCACAACATCCCAAACAATCAAAACACCAAAAACTAGAATTCCAAAAAAGACAAATCATTAATGATCACCTCTTTTTTTTTTCTAATCTTACAAATAAACTTCAAAACAAATATAACAAATCAATCACCTCAACTAAAACTCAACAACACATACATCGAGTCAACTAAACAAATACAAACTACACGGCTAACTATTTAACAATTTATAAACTTACTTTCGCAAAGAAGAAGACGAAGACGACAACCAAGATCAATGAAATTACCTAAACAAAAAAAACAAAATAAATTACGAACTCTGATAAATACAACTAACAATGATTTTTGTTTACATATTACCCATCAAATAAAAGAGAAACAAATACAACCAAACCAGAAGATACAAGATAAAATCTCGACAGACACAAAGGAGGCAACAACATCTCCACCTGCTCATTCCTCTTGTCTTATAAAAACAGCTTACATGTTCAATGTCAAGAGGTCAATGTTATTGTCTTCTTATGAGAAATACATAAATTCGTTTAAAACTCATTAAGGCCCAACTACTCAGAACTGTCACTCATTTTATAGTTATTTCTACAAGTCTTCATGAATTTGTCTTAAAAGTCCGGTAAGAGCAACAAGTTTAAAAATAAAAAAAGTTTAAAAATAAAAAAGAAACATATAACAAACATAATAAGGATAATAAAGATTATTACTTAATACACAAAACTTACACAACTAAACTGGAGAAAAAATATCCAGAAACAAAAGATACTCTCAACAACTTTAATATAATTTATGTACTCTTAATAGTACAAGAAACAAATTAAAAAGACAAACAAACAATAAGTTTCAGTGACACAGCAAACAACACCACGAACTATATCAATCACATTACTAACACAGTTTAGTACTTCATAAGTGGAGAACAATGCATACACAATTCATCATCACAACTCTAACCCTATAACAATAAAAAAAACTTGAAAAACAACTCAAAACGCAAAATTCACAACTACAATAATCCTAGCAAATATTGAGATGAAACAAAAACTCTGTCCACAACTCCGCGCAACGGCAATGCTCCTAGTATGTATAGTCACTGAGATTTGGTGGGGAAGAAATAATTTTGGAATTATGATCAGATCGAGATGAGTAATGATCACGTAAGCTCTCCCGTCACACCCTTCCTACGAGCTTGAGTTTTTATCATTAGAGATAGATAAATATAGTTATGGTACTATAAATAACTTTGGGGTGATGATTTAATAAAATAAAAAATAATATTTGCTAAGTAATTATGCAACTTCTCTAGCTATGGAAACATTATGAAATTTCCAATAACCATTTTATTTAGCTAATATATTTGATTTTATGCATAATTGTACTATATAATCAAATAATATACTAACAAATACAATTAAAACTATTAATTAGGAAATTTTATCAACCGTTTAATTTTTAAAGCATGACATGAAAAGTCAAAAAATACAATTATTAAGTATTAGAAAGCAAAAAGCTAAATAAACATTAAACGAACATAGAATAAAAACTAAATAAACATTAAATAACCATACACTAGACCCTGGTCCGCGCGCCAGCGCGGATATAAATTTTCAGTTTTTAATTATTTATTTTTAAATGATGTATTTGTAATATTCGTTCATATTATATTCATTAAGTAAATATTTTTTGCATCTTAAACTATCTTTTTTTTTACGAATGTGTGATATCATACAAAAAATATAAAAAATGAGTATAAAGTTAATTAGATAATTTTAAAAACAGAAATTTTTCTTTCGTGTGCGATATCATATAAATAATGATCCGTCCAGTTAACAAAAATCATAATTATTTTATGTGTAATTTTTTTATTTTGACCATTTCCTTAGAATATTTTTAATATCTTTACCTTTTTATTTGAAATGCAACTCAATATTGTTTTAACAATTACAACAAAATATTTAAAAAATATTTTTAGAATTTGTTTGAAACATGTGAAAATTACTTTTTAAATTAAAATTATCCTAAAATATGATAAGTTTTGATGTAAAAGAAAACTCAAATAATGTCAAAAATAATGATATTCAATGATAATAACAATTTTAATAGATTATTTTTTAAAAAAAATACATTTACAAAAATATTGTTTGAAAGAAAATTCATTTATCTTTCGAATATAAAATGAAAATATTATAATTAAATAATAAAAAAAAACAGAAATTTTTCTTTCTTGTGCGATATCATATAAATAATGATCCGTCCAGTCAACAAAGATCATGATTATTTTATGTGTAATTTTTTTTATTTTGACCATTTCCTTAAAACTATTTTAATTAGAATATTTTAATATCTTTACTTTTTTATTTGAAATGCAACTCAATATTTTTTTAACAATTATAAAAATATTTAAAAAATATTTTTAGAAATTCNNNNNNNNNNNNNNNNNNNNNNNTTTAAAAAAAATACATTTACAAAAATATTGTTTGAAAGAAAATTCATTTATCTTTCAAATATAAAATGAAAATATTATAATTAAATAATAAAAAATAGAAATAAAAACCATAAATTTAGCAAATGACAACTAAGTTATATTATGCTAAAATTTTCTTTCTAACAATTTATCAAATGACAAATGAGTTATGAGCAAATAATACCATATAATTTTTTAAAACATAGCCATTCTTAAATATTTTTTGAATAAATAATTGTTTTTAAATTTAATCAACTGAAAATAATATTCGTACAATTATGTGAGTCAAATTCTAGTTTTATTGATGCATGTTATATATTAGTGTTGCATGTTTTAGGTAACATTTTAATGATGCACATTTTTAAAAATCTTCATTATTAAAATTATGCACGTAAGGATAACTCATGAGTTTTTTTTGTTGATTAAATGACATTATGTCCAAATTTATTTAAGGATATTTCATTAATGTAACTGAAAAAGACATACAATAAAATAGGAAGTTTAAATTCATTTAAGCATATTTCATTAATGTGACTGAAAAGACAAGTAATAAATTAGGCAGTTTTATTCGTTTTAGGATATTTCATAAATGCAACTGAAAAAGACAAGCAAAAAAAAAGAGAGTTTAATTAATGAAGTAAGAACATTTTCAAATGGGTACTTCTCTTTTAATAATATAGATGGTTTGCTAGAATTATTCGTTGGAATAATCTTTCTATTTATATTTATCAAAACTTTGTTTAAGAATATGGATTGTTAACAAAAAAGGACATAACTTAAATGGGTTTTACATAAACAGGGATGTAAACATTTCTAACATAAATGGATTTCTAACTGATGTGTGTGTTGCCCAAAATAAATGATGTGTATTAACAGGGATGCACATAAACAGTCGGAGAAGCCCGGTATAACTTACAATGTAGAAACTGAGAATGTGATATTTGACGCGATAGGAATAATACGTTACGTTTTCATTTAATACGACCAACACTAAAATGGTTAAAGCATTGAGTTACTTGCTTTGGTTTAAATTGCTGAAGAAAAAACGAATACGAGACCAATTATAACGTGAATTGGTCCACAATGATTTCCAGATTATGATTTGGTTCATATTGATCTTTAGATTATGATAGTTTGGTTACATTTAATAATTTTCTAGTTCAACTCAGATTTTGATCACTCTTTAACTTTTTCGAATACATTATTCAATACTGATATATGTTTAAGCAGTAAAAACAGATAATTAACGATTTTTCATTGATTTGACAATTTACTGGAGTAATTAATATTTTTAATAATATTTTA
Proteins encoded in this window:
- the LOC106340236 gene encoding uncharacterized protein LOC106340236 isoform X2 produces the protein MKFGSHLLATVTRNEMTFVLPLCICNRRSYGFVLNSIDSLPHDVVFNALFCPERRWWFRISICLNSPPGRCIPSPDLMSLDVLRILSYMPHRRKLILSAPGEVLDLTWTRGWCYVACSKFSKKLQSTVSAFECVRCSNVADDTAEGAFVCFDGVMARLHKLRASEASQMLTEGVNPEDSKVPMFIIDMEGKVSTYNFTAHHQTFTITRILKEHERVPVPDFVVDGGTDGDDADLPDGSPVPVESEAGDDSSDAAVSADAKPANDATRKRTRASTKAVKKARVV
- the LOC106340236 gene encoding uncharacterized protein LOC106340236 isoform X1; its protein translation is MKFGSHLLATVTRNEMTFVLPLCICNRRSYGFVLNSIDSLPHDVVFNALFCPERRWWFRISICLNSPPGRCIPSPDLMSLDVLRILSYMPHRRKLILSAPGEVLDLTWTRGWCYVACSKFSKKLQSTVSAFECVRCSNGNAAGVLRYRVELAVADDTAEGAFVCFDGVMARLHKLRASEASQMLTEGVNPEDSKVPMFIIDMEGKVSTYNFTAHHQTFTITRILKEHERVPVPDFVVDGGTDGDDADLPDGSPVPVESEAGDDSSDAAVSADAKPANDATRKRTRASTKAVKKARVV
- the LOC106340236 gene encoding uncharacterized protein LOC106340236 isoform X3, giving the protein MLTGFQNSGLNSPPGRCIPSPDLMSLDVLRILSYMPHRRKLILSAPGEVLDLTWTRGWCYVACSKFSKKLQSTVSAFECVRCSNGNAAGVLRYRVELAVADDTAEGAFVCFDGVMARLHKLRASEASQMLTEGVNPEDSKVPMFIIDMEGKVSTYNFTAHHQTFTITRILKEHERVPVPDFVVDGGTDGDDADLPDGSPVPVESEAGDDSSDAAVSADAKPANDATRKRTRASTKAVKKARVV
- the LOC106340236 gene encoding uncharacterized protein LOC106340236 isoform X4; this encodes MLPALNSARNCSPLSLLLSVCDAVMVMPPEFSVADDTAEGAFVCFDGVMARLHKLRASEASQMLTEGVNPEDSKVPMFIIDMEGKVSTYNFTAHHQTFTITRILKEHERVPVPDFVVDGGTDGDDADLPDGSPVPVESEAGDDSSDAAVSADAKPANDATRKRTRASTKAVKKARVV